The Oncorhynchus masou masou isolate Uvic2021 chromosome 6, UVic_Omas_1.1, whole genome shotgun sequence genome has a window encoding:
- the LOC135542591 gene encoding SLIT and NTRK-like protein 6 has translation MPRILKSPHGSTSLTQASFGLATVFLTLHNGYNGQKMLPRILFLCSFFAAACFQDIHPSKVFLSESCDSLCTCEEKDGILYLNCEERNISKISQIKVPSALPFHLNLYKNDLVELNAEDLEGLKNAVSLHLGANSIQELEPGVFSALGSLKKLHINSNFLVTLKEDTFHGLVNLEFLQADTNFIRVVEPGAFSKLIRLKVLILNDNAIEFLPSNIFRFVPLTHLDLRGNQLQTLPYVGFLEHIGRIMELLLEDNNWMCDCEILHLKIWMENMRAQSAIGEVVCSSPHHLRGTILAKIKRDVLCPSHADINLEEPSKSLDMVVTPSSKVAEIPKLEDVVKIPTPSYVPGSPCVEHCSCHNHPVAGFLMHCQDRGIQRISDIGILEQSPTKLVLTGNMIQRLLKYDFVTYDSLELLNLANNRIDYIDNETFLSLSNLKKLYLNGNRIETLSATMFIGLHNLEYLYLEYNIIKEIVPGAFNPLPNLKLLSLNNNLLTSLPLQIFRNVPLTKLNLRKNLLMHLPVSNVLDQLDSLEQIYLEDNPWDCSCDLISLKQWVEKLRKDTVVGSILCHTPRKVEKAELRALRNELLCRGLVTYSLPTDEDETTTVATDGSRRGFFSSITDSVPLSVLILSLLIIFLMVIFCSAGIVAFLVHRRRRRVKKKQAEEQPRESSSPIHLQYSMYGQKTTHHTLAQRTGSTVYDERSHSPIVQICRNPTYCTQHKEYESDLNELDEPKHICRSIMETENTSPLTGSNLKFRAVTSDCPTEFVTLGDASSLYKNILERERVRELQQLGITEYLRKNMSQLQPTVEMQVPGRHEELKLMETIMLSRPRKVMVEQMKNEYFELKANLHTEPDYLEVLEHQTAFN, from the coding sequence ATACAACGGACAGAAAATGCTACCCCGCATCCTTTTCCTTTGCTCATTTTTCGCTGCTGCTTGTTTCCAAGACATCCACCCCTCCAAGGTATTTCTGAGTGAATCCTGTGACTCATTGTGTACTTGTGAAGAAAAAGATGGCATCCTGTATCTTAACTGTGAGGAGAGAAATATCAGCAAGATCTCCCAAATCAAAGTGCCGTCAGCTCTACCTTTCCACCTCAATCTGTACAAAAACGACTTGGTGGAGTTGAATGCAGAAGACTTGGAAGGTTTAAAGAATGCCGTTTCACTTCATCTCGGGGCTAATAGCATACAAGAGCTTGAACCTGGGGTCTTTAGTGCACTGGGCTCCTTGAAGAAGCTCCACATCAACAGTAATTTCCTGGTCACGTTGAAGGAAGACACTTTTCACGGCTTGGTAAATTTGGAGTTTCTCCAGGCGGACACAAACTTCATCCGCGTGGTCGAGCCGGGGGCATTCAGCAAACTCATCCGCCTCAAAGTTCTGATCCTCAACGACAACGCCATCGAGTTTCTTCCCAGCAATATTTTCCGGTTTGTTCCGCTCACCCACTTGGACCTGCGGGGGAACCAGTTACAGACCCTGCCTTACGTTGGCTTCCTGGAGCACATTGGGCGGATCATGGAGCTTCTTCTGGAGGACAACAACTGGATGTGCGATTGTGAGATCCTTCACCTGAAGATCTGGATGGAGAACATGCGGGCCCAGTCGGCCATTGGGGAGGTGGTCTGCAGCAGCCCCCACCACCTCAGGGGCACCATCCTGGCCAAAATCAAACGGGATGTTCTCTGCCCCTCTCACGCTGATATCAACTTAGAGGAGCCTTCCAAGTCACTGGACATGGTGGTCACTCCATCTTCCAAAGTGGCAGAGATTCCGAAGTTAGAGGATGTCGTAAAGATTCCGACACCTTCTTATGTTCCAGGGAGTCCTTGTGTGGAGCACTGTTCTTGTCACAATCACCCTGTGGCTGGGTTTTTAATGCATTGTCAGGATAGAGGGATTCAACGGATTTCAGATATTGGAATACTTGAGCAAAGCCCTACCAAGCTGGTGCTCACAGGAAACATGATTCAGAGACTGTTGAAATATGACTTTGTCACATATGACAGTTTAGAGTTATTGAATTTAGCCAACAATCGAATTGATTACATTGACAATGAAACTTTTCTCAGCTTAAGCAATTTGAAAAAACTTTATCTCAACGGCAACAGAATTGAAACCCTTTCCGCAACTATGTTCATTGGACTCCACAACCTTGAATACCTATATTTGGAATATAACATTATCAAAGAAATTGTTCCAGGAGCTTTTAATCCTTTGCCAAATCTCAAACTCTTGTCTTTGAATAACAATctgctgactagtctcccattgcAGATATTTCGCAACGTGCCCCTCACCAAACTGAACCTGAGAAAAAATCTGCTCATGCACCTGCCTGTAAGCAACGTGCTGGACCAGCTTGACTCTTTAGAGCAGATTTATTTAGAGGACAACCCCTGGGACTGCAGCTGTGACTTAATCAGTCTCAAACAGTGGGTTGAGAAGCTGAGGAAGGACACAGTCGTAGGTTCCATTTTGTGTCACACACCGAGAAAAGTGGAGAAGGCTGAGCTGAGGGCCCTTAGAAACGAGTTGCTGTGCCGCGGCCTAGTGACCTACTCCTTGCCCACGGATGAGGATGAGACAACCACAGTGGCGACTGACGGCTCTAGGAGAGGTTTCTTCAGCTCAATCACGGACTCAGTTCCGCTCTCCGTTCTGATCCTTAGCTTGCTCATCATCTTCCTCATGGTCATCTTCTGTTCAGCAGGGATTGTGGCATTCCTCGTGCACAGACGGCGAAGGAGGGTGAAGAAGAAACAGGCGGAGGAGCAGCCGCGGGAGAGCAGCAGCCCCATCCACCTGCAATACAGTATGTACGGCCAGAAAACCACCCACCACACACTGGCGCAGAGGACCGGAAGCACCGTGTACGACGAGCGCTCACACAGCCCCATCGTCCAGATCTGCCGCAACCCCACCTACTGCACTCAGCATAAAGAATATGAGTCCGACCTCAATGAACTGGACGAACCAAAGCACATCTGTCGTagcatcatggagacagagaatACTTCCCCTCTTACAGGCTCTAATTTGAAGTTCAGAGCTGTGACGTCAGACTGCCCAACTGAGTTCGTAACACTCGGCGACGCGAGCTCCCTCTATAAAAACAtactagagagggagagggttagggagTTGCAGCAGCTCGGAATTACTGAATACCTCAGGAAAAACATGTCCCAGCTACAACCAACGGTAGAGATGCAGGTTCCAGGACGCCACGAGGAACTGAAATTAATGGAGACTATTATGTTGTCGAGACCGAGGAAGGTCATGGTGGAACAAATGAAAAACGAGTACTTTGAACTCAAAGCTAACCTACACACTGAGCCAGATTATTTGGAGGTTCTGGAGCATCAAACTGCATTTAACTGA